The Pochonia chlamydosporia 170 chromosome 1, whole genome shotgun sequence genome window below encodes:
- a CDS encoding sec61beta family domain-containing protein: MSSPRASSPVNSPAAASGASIGRPSSPTPPGGPRTAIRRRAAADQKEKIANARPTSTRSAGAGGSSSTMLRLYTDESPGLKVDPVIVLVLSLVFIFSVVALHVIAKITRRFSS; encoded by the exons ATG TCTTCTCCTCGAGCCTCATCTCCGGTTAACtcgcctgctgctgccagcgGTGCCAGCATCGGCAGACCTTCATCCCCTACTCCTCCTGGCGGCCCTCGAACCGCCATTCGACGCCGCGCTGCTGCCGAccagaaggagaagatcgCAAATGCTCGACCTACCAGCACGAGATCGGCCGGCGCTGGTGGCTCCAGCAGCACTATGCTGA GACTCTACACTGATGAGTCACCCGGCCTGAAAGTTGACCCCGTTATCGTTCTTGTCCTGTCTCTTGTGTTCATCTTCAGCGTTGTGGCTTTGCATG TGATTGCGAAAATCACTCGGCGATTTTCGAGCTAA